A genomic segment from Aegilops tauschii subsp. strangulata cultivar AL8/78 chromosome 1, Aet v6.0, whole genome shotgun sequence encodes:
- the LOC109752849 gene encoding uncharacterized protein, whose translation MAAMSSRTGHAPPAAPMATADLEAAIAALPVRKQRLRETFDRLVACAPPHYHLPFTWDDIDAHVSSLHASLSLRFRQMQQQPHPGAPVSATAIHDAEQPHPSVPVPATATLIGEQPDPCVLVSATPDEEMVREDEDASPVQEDDRVEDAGMGFVGAPWRQAGGTRDQEFPVPVRAHYARHAGSPMLRQPYTAYQQPDVLSQLNLPMFQRQQPYTPYHRQEFPAMAGAMNSYNIPPIVQQPYYNIPPIVQRPYVPYFRREFSPDFRQEFFPDDDVTRQPFRRQEFFPDDDVTRQPFRQEFFPEVTRQPPMGIDHVLQEQYMAMAHREPYVPRQQYMAHHQPHFPDAQAASAHGQGSSTTRRSPSRITYPDNINVGISEPSKKSRTIHKNTIYDYF comes from the coding sequence ATGGCGGCCATGTCGTCGCGGACTGGTCACGCCCCGCCGGCGGCGCCGATGGCGACGGCTGACCTGGAGGCCGCCATCGCGGCGCTCCCCGTCAGGAAGCAGCGCCTGCGGGAGACCTTCGACCGCCTCGTCGCCTGCGCGCCGCCCCATTACCATCTCCCCTTCACCTGGGACGACATCGACGCCCATGTCTCCtccctccacgcctccctctccctccgcTTCCGCCAGATGCAGCAGCAGCCCCACCCCGGCGCCCCCGTGTCCGCAACCGCGATCCACGACGCCGAGCAGCCCCACCCCAGCGTCCCCGTGCCCGCAACCGCAACCCTCATCGGCGAGCAGCCCGACCCTTGCGTCCTCGTGTCCGCAACCCCCGATGAGGAGATGGTTAGGGAGGATGAAGACGCCTCTCCTGTTCAAGAGGACGATAGAGTGGAGGACGCCGGCATGGGCTTTGTGGGGGCGCCATGGCGCCAGGCCGGAGGAACTCGTGATCAAGAGTTTCCTGTTCCGGTGCGGGCTCACTACGCCCGGCACGCCGGCAGCCCTATGCTTCGGCAGCCATACACGGCGTACCAGCAGCCTGATGTGCTTAGCCAGCTGAATCTTCCCATGTTCCAGCGCCAACAGCCATACACGCCGTACCACCGGCAGGAGTTTCCTGCCATGGCGGGGGCCATGAATAGCTACAATATTCCTCCGATTGTCCAGCAGCCGTACTACAATATTCCTCCGATTGTGCAGCGGCCGTACGTGCCGTACTTCAGGCGAGAATTCTCCCCTGATTTCAGGCAAGAATTCTTCCCTGATGATGATGTGACGAGGCAGCCCTTCAGGAGGCAGGAATTCTTCCCTGATGATGATGTGACGAGGCAGCCCTTCAGGCAAGAATTCTTCCCTGAAGTGACGAGGCAGCCCCCGATGGGCATTGATCATGTGCTCCAGGAGCAGTACATGGCAATGGCGCACCGTGAACCGTACGTTCCACGGCAGCAGTACATGGCGCACCACCAGCCACACTTCCCTGATGCACAGGCTGCTAGTGCTCATGGTCAGGGATCAAGCACTACGCGTCGATCACCGAGCAGGATTACCTATCCGGACAACATCAATGTGGGTATTAGCGAGCCAAGTAAGAAGAGCAGGACTATCCACAAGAACACCATATATGATTATTTCTGA